The following coding sequences lie in one Mycteria americana isolate JAX WOST 10 ecotype Jacksonville Zoo and Gardens chromosome 15, USCA_MyAme_1.0, whole genome shotgun sequence genomic window:
- the NUFIP2 gene encoding FMR1-interacting protein NUFIP2 isoform X1 — protein sequence MEEQPHHHHHHHYYYYGHHHHHPQSAYLPPPDGRAQPKPPLRHEHKHGGPQHQEAPKRRAGYGELNGNAGEREVSLKGLCSDETTTPGSRVPNGSQQLVDTNVTPKQTVKASALGKAGIKTKNFIQKNSMDKKNEKSYENKLRESQSSEKPEAVSIPNGVVTNNSSYITNGYVGKGADNDGSGSESGYTTPKKRKGRRNSAKGCENLNLVQDKIMQQEVSAPTLKQELESFKPDYSEQKGNRIENTKPVWKYEAGASGAGRGKPGLGDVQRKNSDAKPGISSKKFDDRPKGKHASSATSKEDSWTLFKPPPVFPVDNSSAKIVPKISYASKVKENLNKAAQTPSTSSSSSSSSAGETQAQTSSRLSQVPMSAMKSVTSASFSNGPILAGTDGSVYSPGTQPLLSTAASTVPSTSSESVPQDMSTTSTALEQKKSSLFIYPSNMQTVLLGTAQVDFPSQTNQQNLGDIFQNQWGLSFINEPSAGPETVVGKSADNQLMEVTFQGEYPATLVSQCAEIIPSGTEQPVFPKAYELDKRTSPQILSAILKPGTAVEGGVLALESHHTGDLQKADTGSQGALVFLSKDYEIENPLASPTNNLLASAKEQRYQRGLERKDSWGSFDLRAAIIYHTKEMESVWNLQKQDPKRIITYDEAMDRPDQ from the exons ATGGAGGagcagccccaccaccaccatcaccaccattaCTACTACtacggccaccaccaccaccacccgcaGAGCGCCTACCTGCCGCCGCCCGACGGCCGAGCCCAGCCCAAGCCGCCGCTCCGGCACGAGCACAAGCACGGCGGCCCGCAGCACCAGGAGGCGCCGAAGCGGAGAGCAg GCTACGGAGAGCTAAATGGTAACGCAGGAGAAAGAGAAGTGTCATTAAAGGGCCTGTGCTCTGATGAAACCACCACCCCAGGATCCAGGGTACCCAATGGCAGCCAGCAGCTCGTAGACACTAACGTGACCCCAAAGCAGACTGTGAAGGCCAGTGCTTTGGGGAAAGCTGGAATCAAAACCAAGAACTTCATTCAGAAAAATAGCATGGACAAAAAGAATGAGAAGTCCTACGAAAATAAACTTAGAGAAAGCCAGTCCTCAGAGAAGCCAGAGGCAGTGTCTATTCCAAACGGTGTGGTAACCAATAATTCTAGCTATATCACGAATGGCTACGTAGGCAAAGGGGCCGATAACGATGGTAGCGGCTCCGAGAGTGGATATACTACGCCTAAAAAACGGAAAGGCAGGCGCAACAGTGCCAAGGGTTGTGAGAACCTGAATCTAGTACAGGACAAAATAATGCAACAGGAGGTCAGTGCACCAACCTTAAAACAGGAACTTGAGAGTTTCAAGCCTGATTATAGTGAACAAAAGGGGAACCGAATTGAAAATACTAAGCCTGTTTGGAAATACGAGGCTGGGGCTAGTGGAGCAGGCCGGGGAAAGCCTGGGCTTGGGGATGTACAGCGAAAAAACTCTGATGCCAAACCTGGGATTAGCAGCAAGAAGTTTGATGACCGGCCCAAAGGGAAGCACGCGTCATCAGCTACGTCTAAAGAGGACTCATGGACCTTATTTAAACCACCCCCAGTTTTTCCAGTGGACAATAGCAGTGCTAAAATTGTTCCCAAAATAAGTTATGCAAGTAAAGTTAAAGAAAACCTCaacaaagcagctcaaaccccatCCACGTCGTCTTCGTCGTCTTCGTCATCTGCTGGGGAAACTCAGGCCCAAACATCAAGTCGACTGTCCCAAGTCCCCATGTCTGCTATGAAATCTGTTACTTCTGCTAGCTTCTCAAATGGGCCAATTCTAGCAGGGACTGATGGAAGTGTGTATTCTCCAGGGACCCAGCCACTGCTCTCAACTGCTGCTAGTACTGTACCATCAACCTCCTCCGAGTCAGTACCCCAGGACATGAGTACAACTTCAACAGCTCTCGAACAAAAGAAATCTAGCCTTTTTATCTACCCTTCAAATATGCAAACTGTGCTTCTGGGTACAGCGCAAGTTGATTTCCCATCGCAGACGAATCAGCAGAACCTGGGAGATATCTTCCAGAATCAGTGGGGCTTGTCTTTCATAAACGAGCCCAGCGCTGGACCCGAAACTGTTGTGGGGAAATCTGCGGATAATCAGTTAATGGAAGTGACATTTCAAGGGGAATATCCTGCCACTTTGGTTTCACAGTGTGCTGAAATCATTCCCTCAGGAACTGAACAACCTGTGTTTCCTAAGGCTTATGAGCTGGATAAACGGACTAGCCCTCAAATTCTTAGTGCTATTCTTAAGCCTGGGACTGCTGTTGAGGGTGGTGTCTTAGCTTTGGAGTCGCATCACACAGGTGACCTACAAAAGGCAGACACCGGTAGCCAAGGTGCTTTAGTGTTTCTTTCAAAAGACTATGAAATAGAGAATCCTCTGGCCTCTCCTACGAACAATTTGCTAGCCTCCGCCAAAGAACAGAGGTACCAGAGAGGCCTAGAAAGGAAAGATAGCTGGGGTTCTTTTGACCTGAGGGCTGCTATTATATATCACACTAAAG
- the NUFIP2 gene encoding FMR1-interacting protein NUFIP2 isoform X2 encodes MDKKNEKSYENKLRESQSSEKPEAVSIPNGVVTNNSSYITNGYVGKGADNDGSGSESGYTTPKKRKGRRNSAKGCENLNLVQDKIMQQEVSAPTLKQELESFKPDYSEQKGNRIENTKPVWKYEAGASGAGRGKPGLGDVQRKNSDAKPGISSKKFDDRPKGKHASSATSKEDSWTLFKPPPVFPVDNSSAKIVPKISYASKVKENLNKAAQTPSTSSSSSSSSAGETQAQTSSRLSQVPMSAMKSVTSASFSNGPILAGTDGSVYSPGTQPLLSTAASTVPSTSSESVPQDMSTTSTALEQKKSSLFIYPSNMQTVLLGTAQVDFPSQTNQQNLGDIFQNQWGLSFINEPSAGPETVVGKSADNQLMEVTFQGEYPATLVSQCAEIIPSGTEQPVFPKAYELDKRTSPQILSAILKPGTAVEGGVLALESHHTGDLQKADTGSQGALVFLSKDYEIENPLASPTNNLLASAKEQRYQRGLERKDSWGSFDLRAAIIYHTKEMESVWNLQKQDPKRIITYDEAMDRPDQ; translated from the coding sequence ATGGACAAAAAGAATGAGAAGTCCTACGAAAATAAACTTAGAGAAAGCCAGTCCTCAGAGAAGCCAGAGGCAGTGTCTATTCCAAACGGTGTGGTAACCAATAATTCTAGCTATATCACGAATGGCTACGTAGGCAAAGGGGCCGATAACGATGGTAGCGGCTCCGAGAGTGGATATACTACGCCTAAAAAACGGAAAGGCAGGCGCAACAGTGCCAAGGGTTGTGAGAACCTGAATCTAGTACAGGACAAAATAATGCAACAGGAGGTCAGTGCACCAACCTTAAAACAGGAACTTGAGAGTTTCAAGCCTGATTATAGTGAACAAAAGGGGAACCGAATTGAAAATACTAAGCCTGTTTGGAAATACGAGGCTGGGGCTAGTGGAGCAGGCCGGGGAAAGCCTGGGCTTGGGGATGTACAGCGAAAAAACTCTGATGCCAAACCTGGGATTAGCAGCAAGAAGTTTGATGACCGGCCCAAAGGGAAGCACGCGTCATCAGCTACGTCTAAAGAGGACTCATGGACCTTATTTAAACCACCCCCAGTTTTTCCAGTGGACAATAGCAGTGCTAAAATTGTTCCCAAAATAAGTTATGCAAGTAAAGTTAAAGAAAACCTCaacaaagcagctcaaaccccatCCACGTCGTCTTCGTCGTCTTCGTCATCTGCTGGGGAAACTCAGGCCCAAACATCAAGTCGACTGTCCCAAGTCCCCATGTCTGCTATGAAATCTGTTACTTCTGCTAGCTTCTCAAATGGGCCAATTCTAGCAGGGACTGATGGAAGTGTGTATTCTCCAGGGACCCAGCCACTGCTCTCAACTGCTGCTAGTACTGTACCATCAACCTCCTCCGAGTCAGTACCCCAGGACATGAGTACAACTTCAACAGCTCTCGAACAAAAGAAATCTAGCCTTTTTATCTACCCTTCAAATATGCAAACTGTGCTTCTGGGTACAGCGCAAGTTGATTTCCCATCGCAGACGAATCAGCAGAACCTGGGAGATATCTTCCAGAATCAGTGGGGCTTGTCTTTCATAAACGAGCCCAGCGCTGGACCCGAAACTGTTGTGGGGAAATCTGCGGATAATCAGTTAATGGAAGTGACATTTCAAGGGGAATATCCTGCCACTTTGGTTTCACAGTGTGCTGAAATCATTCCCTCAGGAACTGAACAACCTGTGTTTCCTAAGGCTTATGAGCTGGATAAACGGACTAGCCCTCAAATTCTTAGTGCTATTCTTAAGCCTGGGACTGCTGTTGAGGGTGGTGTCTTAGCTTTGGAGTCGCATCACACAGGTGACCTACAAAAGGCAGACACCGGTAGCCAAGGTGCTTTAGTGTTTCTTTCAAAAGACTATGAAATAGAGAATCCTCTGGCCTCTCCTACGAACAATTTGCTAGCCTCCGCCAAAGAACAGAGGTACCAGAGAGGCCTAGAAAGGAAAGATAGCTGGGGTTCTTTTGACCTGAGGGCTGCTATTATATATCACACTAAAG